A stretch of the Theropithecus gelada isolate Dixy chromosome 7a, Tgel_1.0, whole genome shotgun sequence genome encodes the following:
- the PHGR1 gene encoding proline, histidine and glycine-rich protein 1 has product MAILQVIAGHPPATAQGPAGHPPATAQGPAGHPPATAQGPAGHPLAMAQGPAGLPLAMAQGTHTLVHITEEAEENRTQDGKPERIAQLTWNEA; this is encoded by the exons ATGGCCATCCTCCAGGTCATTGCGGGCCACCCCCCGGCCACGGCCCAGGGCCCTGCGGGCCACCCCCCGGCCACGGCCCAGGGCCCTGCGGGCCACCCCCCGGCCACGGCCCAGGGCCCTGCGGGC CACCCCCTGGCCATGGCCCAGGGCCCTGCGGGCCTCCCCCTGGCCATGGCCCAGGGCACCCACACCCTGGTCCACATCACTgaggaagcagaagaaaacaggaCACAAGATGGCAAGCCTGAGAGAATTGCCCAGCTGACCTGGAATGAGGCCTGA